Genomic window (bacterium):
AACTCGTCATCCGCGTTCCGCCAGAGCAGATGTCGCGGGTGGCCGGCAATCCGCAACTGCAACTCCAAACCTCCGAGGTGCTGGGTACGCTCTTCCTGGGGATGAACGTCCTCAAGAAGCCATTCAGCGATCTCCGGGTGCGTCAGGCACTCAACTATGCCATCGACAAAGTATCTCTCGTGCAGAATTTGTACCAGGGTATGGCCGAAGTGTCGAATCAGATCGTTTCACGGGGGGCCGCCGGCTACTCCGCAGTGGCGGGATTTCCATATAACCCGGCCAAGGCCAAGCAACTACTGACGGAAGCCGGGTATCCTGATGGTTTCTCGAGTTCGATGTTGGTCACCAGCGGCGCCTACGTGAAGGACGTCGAGGTGGAGCAGGCCGTGCAGCAACAATTGGCCACAGTGGGAGTGAAAATCCAACTTCAAACTGCGGAATGGGCTCGCTACCTTGAACTGTTGCGCATGCCACCGACCAACAGCCCATTGCAGATGTGGCTCGATTCGTGGTTTGCGGTAGAAGCGTCGCAGATCATCCTGAATCGCTTCGGCTGCCAATCCTTCCGCCCGCACGGTGCGAATACGGCCGGATTCTGCAACGAGGAGCTTGACGGGCTGCTTACTCAGGCCGAGCGCAGCCTTGACGGGGTGACTCGGAACGACCTCCTCAGCAGAGCCCAGAAACTCGCCTCGCAGCAAGCACCTGGGGTTTGGCTCATTCAGTTCAAGGAAGCCGTGGGAATGAGCAAAAAGCTCCACAACCCGCTCTTCATCAAGTATGAAGTCCTCACGGTGGACGAACATACGTGGCTCGAAGCATGACCGCGGCCGCGCGCATACAGCGACGGCCGACATAAGGGAGGCGTTTCCATGTGCACGCGATGGTGGTTGAGGTGGCTCGCCGGCTGCATCGGGTTCGCGCTCGTCGTGGCCAGTTCGCCAGGTCCCTTGTCCGCTGCGGGCCCGAAGATCCTCACTGTGGTCCAAAGTGGGGATGCGTCCACACTCGATCCTCCGCACGAGGGGTTCAACTCCGGGTCGGCGGTCGACCGCTCCCTGTACGAGGGACTGGTCGCCTTCGATGTTCGGATGAAACCGATTCCGGTTCTGGCGCAGTCCTGGTCGATCTCGCCCGATGGGCTGACGTACACCATTCATCTGCAGCCCGGCGTGACGTTCCACGACGGGACCCCCTTCAACGCGCAGGCGGCCAAGGTGAACTTGGATCGCCTGCGCGACCCGAAGGAGGACCCCCGATACGCCCTGTTCGACATGATCTCCCAGGTCAAGGTCGTCGACGATACCACAGTCCAACTGATCCTGTCGCGCCCCTTCTCCGCGTTGTTCTATAATTTCGCCAATCCGGACATCACAATGGTCAGCCCCGCCGCGATGGCCAAGTACGGCATCGACGGCCTCGCGACGCACGAGGATGGGACGGGCCCGTTCACGTTGGTGTCCTGGACCAAAGGAGACAATCTCGTTGTCCGTAGGAATCCCCGGTACTGGAAGCCCGGCCAGCCCTACGTGGACCAGATCGTGTTCAGGGACGTGCCGGACGGGACGCAGCGCGTCGCGATGCTCAAGACTGGCGAGGCACAGTTTGTCTTCCCCATAGATCCCGCTGGCGTCAAGCCCCTGTCGGGGGACCCCTCGATCCGGCTGATCAAGGGCCCCAGCATCCTCGTCCAGTTCGTAGGCATGAACCTATTGCATCCCCCGTTCAACAACCGCGACGTGCGCCTGGCGCTGAACTACGCGATCGACAAACAGACCCTCATCAACACCCTCTACCAGGGCTATGCACAGGAGATGCACTCCTTCGTCTCCCCGCTGCTGCCGGGCTACAAGGCCGTGGGGAGCTATCCGTTCGACCTGAACAAGGCCCGGGAGCTGCTCCGGGAGGCTGGCTATCCCAATGGCTTCACCGCGACCCTGTGGATCAGCAACGTCACCTTCCAGCAGCGGCTCGCCGTCTTTCTGCAGCAGCAGTTCGCCCAGATCGGCGTGACGCTGAAAATCGTCGCCCTGGACGGTGGCAGCCTGTATGCGCTCGAAAACAAAGGGCCCGGCGAGAACACCGTCCAGATGCGGATCAGCGGGTTTTCTCCCTCCAACGGCTCGACCTACTGGCAGTTTCATGTTGTGCTCTCCAAAGCCGCCTGGCCGCCCAACGGGCTGTCGAATTTCTCCTTTTACGAGAACCCGGCGATGGAACAGGCGCTCGACGCCGCCTTGCGGACCACAAATCTCGCCCAGCAGAACGCGGGCTACGCTCAGGCGCAACAGATGGAGTTCGACGACGGCGCGGTGATCTGGCTGGCCTCGCCCACGAACATCGCCGGGCAAACGACCAACCTGACCGGCGCGTATGTCGTCCCGGATCAAACCTTGACGGTCCAGTCGGCGCAGCTGCATTGATCCCGGCAGGCCGCCCCGGGTAGGCACCCCGGCGTGCCCCATGACCCGGTACATTGTGCGGCGCCTTCTGCTCATGGTGCCGACGCTGTTCGGCGTAACCGTGGTGGTTTTCACCTTCATTCATCTGCTGCCCGGAGACCCCGCGGCGCTCATGGCGGGTAACGACGCGACGGGCGAGGCCATCGCCATCATGCAGCATGAGCTCGGTCTGGACCGACCCCTCTGGACCCAATATGGCATCTACGTGAGCGAGTTGCTCCGCGGTAACCTAGGCGTCTCGCTGCGGGATCACGATCCGGTGAGCGCCCATGTCGGCCAGGCCTTTGGTCCCACCTTGGTCCTCACGGTGTGCGCGATGGTGGTTGCCATCACGGTCGGCCTCACCATCGGCGTGATGGCCGCGGTGAACCACAACCGGTTTCCTGACTACGCCGGTACCTCGCTTGCCATGTTCGGTATCAGCCTGCCGTCGTTCGTGCTGGGCTTGGCCCTGATCTGGGTCTTCGCCGTCGAACTCCGCTGGTTCCCGACCGGCGGCTACCACGGACCCTCCACGCTGGTCCTCCCCGCCATCACGTTGGGTATGGGGGCCGGCGCCACCATCGAACGCATCGCCCGGTCACAAATGCTGGAGGCGCTGGGCCAAGATTACGTCCGCACGGCGAAAGCGAAGGGGCAACGCACTTCGGTGATCGTCGTGCGCCACGTCCTCCGTAACGCGCTCATCCCTGTCGTCACGGTCGCGGGGCTCGATTTCGGTAACCTGATCTCCGGCGCGATCATTGTCGAGTCCATCTTCGCGTATCCTGGGCTCGGGCGCCTCCTGTTCGACTCGATTAACTTTCGCGACTATCCGCAGATCCAGGGGATCGTGTTCACCTTTGCCGCTGAGTTCCTCATGGTGAACCTCCTAACCGACCTGCTCTACGCGCGCGTCGACCCGCGCATTCGGTACCGCTGATGCGCCTACCTCGCTTCGTGACCGCGTTCAGCGACAGTCCCGGTGGCGTCGCCGGCGCGGTCCTGGTCGTGCTGGTCGTCGCGGCGGCGTGTCTCGGACCGGTCGTCGCGCCGTACTCGCCGAACGTGCCGGACTACGCAGACGCCCTGCAACCTCCGACGCTTCACCACTGGGGCGGCACCGACGAGTTCGGCCGGGACGTGCTGTCCCGCGTCCTGTACGGTGCGCGGATCTCCCTGGGGGTCGCCGGGCTTGGGGTCGCGGCTGGATTGCTCGCCGGGATCCTCTTGGGCTTGGCAACCGGCTACTACGGTGGCAGGCTCGACGATGTGGTGATGCGCATCATTGACGTGCTGCTCGCCTTTCCGGGTATTCTGCTCGCCATTGCCATGGTTGCGGTCCTAGGCCCCGGTCTTCAAAATCTCGTGCTCGCGATCGGGATCTTCGGCGTGCCGGGCTTCACGCGTCTGGTGCGAGGGTCGACGCTCCAGGTCTCGGGCATGGATTACATCGAGGCGGTCCGCGCGCAGGGCGCCCGGTCCTCGTGGATCTTGCTGCGCCACGTCCTGCCCAACATCATGGCACCGCTCATCGTGATCGCTACCCTGCGACTCGGGGGCGCGATCCTTACAGAATCCGCGCTCGCGTTCCTTGGTCTAGGTGCGCCTCCGCCGACGCCCGAGTGGGGCGCCATCCTCAGCGACGCGAAGGACAACCTGGTGACGTCGCCGTACCTCGGGATCGCCCCGAGTGTGACGCTCGTCATCACCGTGCTCGGCTTCAATCTGCTGGGTGATGGATTGCGGGACGCGCTCGACCCACGACTCAGGATGTGATCCACAGAGGATTTCTGGCCGCAGAGGCGAGCTCGAACGCCGGCGACGGTACGAGGTGTCCGGTTTTGCCCGCGCTGGACCTCGGCCGCGTGCGCCGGGTGCTCGCGTGCCCGGACGCTATAGGTGCGCGCGACCTATTCTGGACGCCCGAATCCTTGTCCGCGCCATGGCTTCGACTGCTGCGATGATTGGGATCGTTGGCCCGAGTTTGTCACGCTTCAAAGGCTCGTTGTAGGATTAGACTCCTGTTTATACGGCAATGAATAGCTGCGGTGTGTCCTGTCCCTGGATCCCTCCTACGATTCGAGCCACGTGTGTTCATCGGCAGACACGAGCGCCGTCCTGAGTAGGACCGGGCTATGAAGCTTTTTGCTCATCCCCAGTATCTGTTGCAGCTGAATCAGCCACACGGCGGGTGCCTGCTGTGAGACGAGCGCCTGGGCCTTCTCGAGAAGACCTTCACGCGTCGTTGAGTCGATAGTCCGCTGGATCTGTGAGAGCAGTCCGTCAAGATCTTCGTTGCAGAAGCCAGCGGTATTCTGCCCGGCGGGGCGGAACGAACGACATCCGAACCTGGCTACGATCGCTTGAGACGCGTCTATCTCTGCCCACGAATCGATCCACATCTCCAGCGGGCTGTTTGTCGGCGGCATGCGCAGAAGTTCAAGATAGCGAACGTATTCTGCGGTTTGGAGCGTGACTTGCACCCCAATCGCGGCCCATTGTTCTTGGAGGAATTGCTCGAGCTCGAGTTCCTTCGGATAGGCCCCATTTGTGACCAGCATCGTCGCGGAGAATCCATTCGGGTACCCGGCTCCTGCCAGGAGTTGCTTGGCCTTCTTCGGATTGTACGGGAAGCCGGGGACCGGCGAATAACCTGCAGCCCCACGCGCCACAACGTCATTCGAGATTTGACCCATCCCGTCATAAATGGCCTTCACGATGGCGGCTTTGTCAACGGCGTAATTCAACGCCTGACGCACTCGGAGGTCTGTAAACGGCTTCTTGAGGACGTTCATGCCGATGAACCACGTGGAAAGCCCGTCTATGGTCATGATCGTGAGTTGGGGATTCGCTTCGATGCGCGAGACCTGTTCCGGAGGAATGCTCCGCGCGAGTTGAACATCGCCGGCGGCCAACGCAATCACGCGCGCGTTGATGTCTGGGACCGCGCGAATGATGACCCCGTCGAGGTAGGGTTTGTTTCC
Coding sequences:
- a CDS encoding ABC transporter permease, whose amino-acid sequence is MTRYIVRRLLLMVPTLFGVTVVVFTFIHLLPGDPAALMAGNDATGEAIAIMQHELGLDRPLWTQYGIYVSELLRGNLGVSLRDHDPVSAHVGQAFGPTLVLTVCAMVVAITVGLTIGVMAAVNHNRFPDYAGTSLAMFGISLPSFVLGLALIWVFAVELRWFPTGGYHGPSTLVLPAITLGMGAGATIERIARSQMLEALGQDYVRTAKAKGQRTSVIVVRHVLRNALIPVVTVAGLDFGNLISGAIIVESIFAYPGLGRLLFDSINFRDYPQIQGIVFTFAAEFLMVNLLTDLLYARVDPRIRYR
- a CDS encoding ABC transporter substrate-binding protein; this translates as MGDTASAAIISMVYNGLVKYTPDLKIVPDLSPSWGVDGTKWTFKLRRGVTFHDGTALDAAAVKAHFDRLLGPEGGLRGFLWVPFLESAQVVDANTVRFITKFPDPGFLGRLASTTGAIESPTAFKKNGKDIARHPVGTGPFKFDEWVQDEHITVSRNDSYFGDKAYLDKVIVRPIIDDSARMIALMSGDVQLVIRVPPEQMSRVAGNPQLQLQTSEVLGTLFLGMNVLKKPFSDLRVRQALNYAIDKVSLVQNLYQGMAEVSNQIVSRGAAGYSAVAGFPYNPAKAKQLLTEAGYPDGFSSSMLVTSGAYVKDVEVEQAVQQQLATVGVKIQLQTAEWARYLELLRMPPTNSPLQMWLDSWFAVEASQIILNRFGCQSFRPHGANTAGFCNEELDGLLTQAERSLDGVTRNDLLSRAQKLASQQAPGVWLIQFKEAVGMSKKLHNPLFIKYEVLTVDEHTWLEA
- a CDS encoding ABC transporter permease, with the protein product MRLPRFVTAFSDSPGGVAGAVLVVLVVAAACLGPVVAPYSPNVPDYADALQPPTLHHWGGTDEFGRDVLSRVLYGARISLGVAGLGVAAGLLAGILLGLATGYYGGRLDDVVMRIIDVLLAFPGILLAIAMVAVLGPGLQNLVLAIGIFGVPGFTRLVRGSTLQVSGMDYIEAVRAQGARSSWILLRHVLPNIMAPLIVIATLRLGGAILTESALAFLGLGAPPPTPEWGAILSDAKDNLVTSPYLGIAPSVTLVITVLGFNLLGDGLRDALDPRLRM
- a CDS encoding ABC transporter substrate-binding protein, yielding MDPPYVGDGSSVNVSSMIYNQLVKFTPTLEIRPDLATSWKVDGTTWTFNIRHGVTFHDGTGFDAHAVVAHFNRLLGPEKPLRASQWLPLVARVQALDATTVRFTTKFVDPFFLDRLANVTGAIESPAAFAKYGKDLARHPVGTGPFKFREWVQDDHIALIRNDNYWGNKPYLDGVIIRAVPDINARVIALAAGDVQLARSIPPEQVSRIEANPQLTIMTIDGLSTWFIGMNVLKKPFTDLRVRQALNYAVDKAAIVKAIYDGMGQISNDVVARGAAGYSPVPGFPYNPKKAKQLLAGAGYPNGFSATMLVTNGAYPKELELEQFLQEQWAAIGVQVTLQTAEYVRYLELLRMPPTNSPLEMWIDSWAEIDASQAIVARFGCRSFRPAGQNTAGFCNEDLDGLLSQIQRTIDSTTREGLLEKAQALVSQQAPAVWLIQLQQILGMSKKLHSPVLLRTALVSADEHTWLES
- a CDS encoding ABC transporter substrate-binding protein; this encodes MCTRWWLRWLAGCIGFALVVASSPGPLSAAGPKILTVVQSGDASTLDPPHEGFNSGSAVDRSLYEGLVAFDVRMKPIPVLAQSWSISPDGLTYTIHLQPGVTFHDGTPFNAQAAKVNLDRLRDPKEDPRYALFDMISQVKVVDDTTVQLILSRPFSALFYNFANPDITMVSPAAMAKYGIDGLATHEDGTGPFTLVSWTKGDNLVVRRNPRYWKPGQPYVDQIVFRDVPDGTQRVAMLKTGEAQFVFPIDPAGVKPLSGDPSIRLIKGPSILVQFVGMNLLHPPFNNRDVRLALNYAIDKQTLINTLYQGYAQEMHSFVSPLLPGYKAVGSYPFDLNKARELLREAGYPNGFTATLWISNVTFQQRLAVFLQQQFAQIGVTLKIVALDGGSLYALENKGPGENTVQMRISGFSPSNGSTYWQFHVVLSKAAWPPNGLSNFSFYENPAMEQALDAALRTTNLAQQNAGYAQAQQMEFDDGAVIWLASPTNIAGQTTNLTGAYVVPDQTLTVQSAQLH